The following coding sequences lie in one Osmerus mordax isolate fOsmMor3 chromosome 13, fOsmMor3.pri, whole genome shotgun sequence genomic window:
- the mettl15 gene encoding probable methyltransferase-like protein 15, whose amino-acid sequence MPCKPILCWASLRSLRGILPACTASLIRGCHVWYSSRSDSGPSGRGALGKKHPSTLAEEVVPHTPVMLKEVLHCLNIQPGQVFLDMTFGGGGHTKAIAKATPDVTVLALDRDPTAFSLAHQLAEEHKGRVRPLLGRFSELEVQLDEWGLRPASVDAVLLDAGCSSMQMDRPERGFSLSQDGPLDMRMDANRYPNMPCATDVVNALDQQALASVLSAYGEEKHARKIALAIVEARSVYPITRTQQLASVVAGSFSSAALYARSDRLQRPSHIATKTFQALRMFVNDELNELHAGLRSAQTLLKPGGRLCILTFHSLEDRLVKRFLLGEDLAAPPRRSLRHRLQQGGGGEGEEVGRRGGAPWVPLQRGVLTPQAEDVMENPRGRSAKLRAARRL is encoded by the exons ATGCCATGCAAACCCATTTTATGCTGGGCCTCCCTGAGATCATTGAGAGGGATCCTGCCTGCTTGTACAGCCAGCCTGATTCGGGGGTGTCATGTGTGGTACTCATCCCGCTCCGACTCGGGCCCTTCTGGTCGTGGTGCACTGGGCAAAAAGCACCCATCCACCTTAGCTGAAGAAGTAgtgccacacacacctgtgatgcTCAAAGAGGTGCTGCACTGTTTGAATATTCAACCTGGCCAG GTGTTCCTAGACATGAcctttgggggtgggggtcacaCCAAGGCCATTGCCAAAGCGACCCCAGATGTGACAGTACTGGCCCTAGACAGGGACCCCACCGCCTTCTCACTGGCCCACCAACTGGCTGAGGAGCACAA gggtCGAGTGCGGCCCCTGCTGGGTCGTTTCAGTGAGCTGGAGGTCCAGCTGGATGAGTGGGGCCTGAGGCCGGCCAGTGTGGACGCGGTGCTGCTGGATGCAGGCTGCTCCTCCATGCAGATGGACCGTCCAGAGCGTGGCTTCTCCCTCAGCCAGGACGGACCTCTGGACATGAGGATGGATGCCAACag GTACCCCAACATGCCCTGCGCCACTGACGTGGTGAACGCCTTAGATCAACAGGCGCTTGCGTCTGTTCTCAGCGCGTACGGCGAAGAGAAGCACGCCAGGAAAATAGCCTTGGCCATCGTGGAGGCACGCAGTGTTTACCCCATCACCAGGACCCAACAGCTGGCCAGCGTGGTGGCAG GGTCCTTCTCATCTGCCGCCCTCTACGCTCGCAGTGATCGTCTCCAGCGGCCGTCTCACATAGCGACCAAGACGTTCCAAGCCCTGCGGATGTTCGTCAACGACGAGCTGAACGAGCTCCATGCTGGCCTCCGCTCCGCCCAGACCCTGCTGAAGCCCGGGGGGCGTCTCTGCATCCTGACCTTCCACTCTCTGGAGGATCGCCTGGTCAAGCGCTTCCTGCTGGGGGAGGACCTGGCGGCCCCCCCCAGACGCAGCCTCCGCCACAGActccagcagggaggagggggggagggggaggaggtgggcagGAGGGGCGGGGCACCGTGGGTGCCCCTGCAGAGGGGGGTGTTGACGCCTCAGGCTGAGGATGTGATGGAGAACCCCAGGGGACGCTCAGCCAAGCTCAGGGCAGCACGCAGGCTGTGA
- the LOC136955651 gene encoding uncharacterized protein yields the protein MSYLPTLDQIKKTPLSLKRTNHNRHHSFCTITTASTSTSPYTSTTSASTSPYTSATSTSTSPYTSTTSTSTSPYTSTTSTSTSPYTSTTSASTSPYTSTTSTSTSPYTSATSTSTSPYTSTTSTSNSPYTSTTSTSTSPYTSTTSTSTSPYTSTTSASTSPYTSTTSASTSPYTSTTSTSTSPYTSATSTSTSPYTSTTSTSTSPYTSTTSTSTSPYTSATSTSTSPYTSTTSTSTSPYTSTTSTSTSPYTSATSTSTSPYTSTTSTSTSPYTSTSSTSFSCFYTS from the exons ATGTCCTACCTGCCTACTCTTGATCAGATTAAGAAGACCCCTCTCAGTTTGAAACGAA CCAACCACAACCGCCATCATTCCTTCTGCACCATCACTACAGCCAGCACTTCTACCAGCCCTTACACATCTACCACCAGCGCCTCTACCAGCCCTTACACATCTGCTACCAGCACCTCTACCAGCCCTTACACATCTACCACCAGCACCTCTACCAGCCCTTACACATCTACCACCAGCACTTCTACCAGCCCTTACACATCTACCACCAGCGCCTCTACCAGCCCTTACACATCTACCACCAGCACCTCTACCAGCCCTTACACATCTGCTACCAGCACCTCTACCAGCCCTTACACATCTACCACCAGCACCTCTAACAGCCCTTACACATCTACCACCAGCACCTCTACCAGCCCTTACACATCTACCACCAGCACCTCTACCAGCCCTTACACATCTACCACCAGCGCCTCTACCAGCCCTTACACATCTACCACCAGCGCCTCTACCAGCCCTTACACATCTACCACCAGCACCTCTACCAGCCCTTACACATCTGCTACCAGCACCTCTACCAGCCCTTACACATCTACCACCAGCACCTCTACCAGCCCTTACACATCTACCACCAGCACCTCTACCAGCCCTTACACATCTGCTACCAGCACCTCTACCAGCCCTTACACATCTACCACCAGCACCTCTACCAGCCCTTACACATCTACCACCAGCACCTCTACCAGCCCTTACACATCTGCTACCAGCACCTCTACCAGCCCTTACACATCTACCACCAGCACCTCTACCAGCCCTTACACATCTACCTCCAGCACCTCTTTCAGCTGTTTTTACACATCGTAG